A portion of the Granulosicoccus antarcticus IMCC3135 genome contains these proteins:
- a CDS encoding TRAP transporter large permease, producing MTVVIILACLFTLLLARVPVAFALGFLGLAMLVVGGFSPLMAPQAILSTLDGFILLAVPLFLLMSNVLLKAGVGADLFNAVQAWVGHWPGGIAVATILSCAFFAAISGSSVATAATIGTVAIPEMISRGYDRRFVYGLLAAGGTLGILIPPSIPMIVYGFVTEESVIALFLAGIGPGMVLVALFIGYSMIYARFINRNKSPAKASGAERRKATIRALPSIALATLIMTGIYSGAFTPTEAAAIGFSAALLITAVFLRSLSWAKFKEAAHESMVTTVAILLIIAGAKIFGKAIALYRIPQDISVMISENFGTPLGFILVISVVLLVMGLVFEALSMVLIMTPVLLPGAIGLGFDPIWFGIYMVILVECALITPPVGLNLYVIQSVAKSSLGDVCRGVLPFLVLMLLTVVLLYLLPDMALYIPFKL from the coding sequence ATGACAGTCGTCATTATTCTTGCTTGCCTGTTCACCCTGTTGCTGGCGCGTGTGCCAGTGGCATTTGCGCTGGGTTTTCTGGGTCTTGCCATGCTGGTGGTCGGCGGGTTTTCTCCGCTGATGGCTCCGCAAGCCATATTGTCTACGCTAGATGGTTTTATCCTGTTGGCGGTACCGTTGTTCTTGTTGATGTCCAATGTCTTGCTCAAAGCCGGCGTCGGTGCTGATCTGTTTAACGCGGTGCAGGCCTGGGTCGGGCATTGGCCTGGCGGGATTGCCGTTGCCACCATTTTATCTTGTGCATTCTTTGCAGCCATTTCTGGCTCATCGGTCGCTACCGCCGCAACAATTGGTACCGTTGCGATTCCAGAAATGATTTCGCGTGGCTACGACCGCCGGTTTGTCTATGGCTTGTTGGCAGCAGGTGGCACGCTGGGCATACTGATACCACCTTCCATTCCGATGATCGTCTACGGCTTTGTGACGGAAGAATCGGTCATCGCCCTGTTTCTGGCAGGCATTGGACCGGGGATGGTACTGGTGGCCTTGTTCATCGGCTATTCCATGATCTATGCGCGGTTTATCAATCGCAACAAGAGTCCGGCGAAAGCGAGCGGTGCTGAACGGCGCAAGGCAACCATACGGGCATTGCCATCCATAGCACTTGCAACACTGATCATGACAGGTATCTATTCAGGTGCCTTTACGCCAACGGAGGCGGCAGCCATCGGATTTTCGGCAGCACTGCTGATCACGGCGGTATTTCTGCGATCGTTAAGCTGGGCCAAATTCAAGGAAGCCGCTCACGAATCGATGGTAACCACGGTCGCCATCTTGCTGATCATTGCCGGGGCTAAAATATTCGGCAAGGCCATCGCGCTGTATCGAATACCGCAAGACATCTCCGTCATGATCAGTGAGAACTTTGGTACACCATTGGGTTTTATTCTGGTGATCAGTGTTGTATTGCTGGTAATGGGGCTGGTGTTCGAAGCACTGTCCATGGTCTTGATCATGACGCCGGTGCTTTTGCCGGGGGCTATCGGCCTGGGCTTCGATCCTATCTGGTTCGGAATCTATATGGTCATACTGGTTGAATGTGCACTGATCACGCCACCGGTGGGTTTGAACCTGTATGTCATTCAGTCAGTGGCAAAGTCCTCGTTAGGGGATGTGTGTCGGGGTGTATTGCCTTTTCTCGTCCTGATGCTGCTGACGGTCGTTCTGCTCTATCTGCTGCCTGATATGGCACTGTATATCCCCTTCAAGTTGTAA
- a CDS encoding isocitrate lyase/PEP mutase family protein has product MNHPQPAQVLRDLLSSNAFLTMPCCFDALSAKLIEQKGFALTFMSGFATSASRIGEPDLGLMCYSEVLDSASNICDQINIPLIGDGDTGYGNPMNVRRTVEGFAKAGCAAIMIEDQLAPKRCGHTPGKEVVDREEAFDRIRAAVDAKEQGRDIMILARTDARHNHGLAEAIDRAAHFHELGAEILFVEAPQTVEEMRTVCKELPGFKMANIVENGFTPDLPPEHLEELGFSIAAYPLSLMSAAMKAMLETLDALRTGQPRDKLLLDFSELRQRIGFDEYYESSNRYKSAQRKETAPE; this is encoded by the coding sequence ATGAACCATCCGCAACCTGCGCAGGTGCTCAGAGATCTGTTGTCCAGCAATGCCTTTCTGACGATGCCGTGCTGTTTTGATGCACTCTCGGCAAAACTGATTGAACAGAAAGGTTTTGCACTGACATTCATGTCAGGCTTTGCCACATCAGCTTCGCGAATCGGGGAGCCGGACCTGGGCTTGATGTGTTATTCGGAAGTGCTTGATTCTGCCAGCAACATTTGCGATCAGATCAATATTCCGCTGATTGGTGATGGCGATACGGGCTATGGGAATCCCATGAACGTACGGCGCACCGTTGAAGGCTTTGCCAAGGCCGGTTGTGCGGCGATCATGATTGAAGATCAGCTGGCGCCGAAGCGATGTGGGCATACGCCGGGCAAGGAGGTGGTTGATCGTGAGGAGGCGTTTGATCGTATTCGTGCAGCGGTTGATGCCAAAGAGCAGGGGCGTGACATCATGATTCTTGCGCGTACTGATGCCAGGCACAATCATGGACTGGCTGAAGCGATAGATCGAGCCGCACACTTTCATGAGCTGGGAGCCGAGATCCTGTTTGTGGAGGCGCCGCAGACTGTCGAGGAGATGCGTACCGTGTGCAAGGAACTGCCCGGCTTCAAGATGGCCAATATTGTCGAGAATGGCTTCACGCCGGATTTACCACCCGAACATCTGGAAGAGCTGGGTTTTTCAATAGCGGCCTATCCTCTGTCATTGATGTCGGCGGCCATGAAAGCCATGCTGGAAACCCTGGATGCTTTGCGAACGGGCCAGCCACGCGACAAGCTGTTACTCGATTTCTCGGAATTACGTCAGCGAATTGGCTTTGACGAATATTATGAGAGCTCTAATCGATACAAGAGTGCGCAGCGAAAAGAGACGGCGCCAGAGTAG
- a CDS encoding Crp/Fnr family transcriptional regulator, whose protein sequence is MSWIDQFPGLSSLGSVERELLLANSSVMSVPKNTVVFGPGKTPDHLLLLLEGTVRVEQLSEKGREIVLYRVRAGESCVMTSACMLAFESYSAQGVTESEARAAAIPLKVFDQLVSESADFRHFVFTAFSTRIVELFHVIEDVAFQRIDIRLAAKILELAQGDELIRITHQQLGAELGTAREVISRQLSEFQRRAWIKQTRGAIQIVDSGGLQKLAGN, encoded by the coding sequence ATGAGCTGGATTGATCAATTTCCCGGCTTGTCTTCGTTAGGCAGTGTTGAGCGAGAACTGTTGCTGGCTAACAGCTCGGTGATGAGTGTGCCAAAAAATACCGTGGTATTTGGTCCCGGAAAAACGCCTGACCACCTGTTGCTGCTGTTGGAAGGTACGGTGCGTGTGGAGCAACTGTCAGAGAAGGGACGCGAGATTGTGCTCTATCGAGTGCGTGCGGGTGAGAGTTGTGTCATGACCTCTGCCTGCATGCTCGCCTTCGAGAGCTACTCTGCACAAGGGGTCACAGAGAGCGAGGCTCGAGCGGCTGCGATCCCGTTGAAAGTCTTTGATCAACTCGTCAGTGAGTCAGCCGACTTCAGGCACTTTGTCTTCACAGCCTTTTCCACACGTATCGTGGAGCTCTTTCATGTCATTGAAGATGTGGCCTTCCAGCGTATCGATATCCGGCTGGCTGCAAAAATTCTAGAGCTGGCTCAAGGCGATGAGCTCATTCGAATTACCCATCAGCAACTGGGTGCTGAGCTGGGTACGGCGCGGGAGGTGATCTCTCGCCAGTTGTCAGAATTTCAGCGGCGAGCATGGATAAAGCAGACCAGGGGCGCTATACAGATAGTGGACTCTGGCGGGCTTCAAAAGCTGGCGGGTAATTGA
- a CDS encoding bifunctional protein tyrosine phosphatase family protein/NAD(P)/FAD-dependent oxidoreductase, which produces MDIKRISDKLSLSEQLQLADIPLLVEQGYRSIICNRPDGEGADQPTFEEIRSAAEPLGLDVRFLPVVPGQISDEDVTAFSQAMRELPKPTLAFCRTGTRSATLWSLSQASSQPISDILSAAKAAGYDMSGAARRLANGGKTPTNQADASYDVVIVGAGAAGIAVAASLLKRRSDLEIAIIDPADIHYYQPGWTMVGGGIFEPEETAKTMGSLIPKGVHWLKTAVTAFEPKNDSIILEGCRVIKYGRMIVCPGLKLDWNKVEGLSDTLGRNGVTSNYRYDLAPYTWSLVQSLESGKAIFTQPPMPIKCAGAPQKALYLSADHWYRNGRINDIDISFNNAGGVLFGVKEYVPALQSYIDRYQASLNFFHNLVAVDGAAKKAWFDVSTPDEPVRRIETDFDMMHVCPPQCAPDFIKVSPLSDAGGWIDVEQTTLRHKTFDNIWALGDVTNAPNAKTAAAARKQAPVVAANVVADIAGKSAVASYDGYGSCPLTVERGKIVLAEFGYGGKLLPSFPSWLVDGSKPSRAAWFLKEKMLPPIYWKAMLRGREWMAEPQALKSPD; this is translated from the coding sequence ATGGACATAAAAAGAATATCAGACAAGTTGTCACTCAGTGAGCAACTGCAACTGGCCGATATCCCTTTGCTGGTGGAGCAGGGGTACCGCTCGATCATTTGCAATCGTCCCGATGGCGAGGGCGCTGATCAACCCACATTCGAGGAAATAAGATCCGCGGCAGAACCGCTGGGCCTGGATGTTCGATTTCTCCCTGTGGTGCCTGGCCAGATCAGTGATGAGGATGTCACCGCATTTTCTCAGGCCATGCGAGAGCTGCCCAAGCCGACACTGGCTTTTTGTCGCACCGGTACTCGATCAGCCACACTGTGGTCGTTGAGTCAGGCCAGTAGTCAGCCAATTTCCGATATTCTGTCCGCCGCCAAAGCGGCCGGCTATGACATGTCCGGTGCTGCGCGACGCCTGGCAAACGGTGGCAAGACGCCGACGAATCAGGCCGATGCGAGCTACGATGTGGTTATCGTCGGTGCAGGTGCTGCTGGCATCGCTGTGGCAGCCAGCTTGCTGAAACGTCGTTCGGATCTGGAAATTGCCATCATCGATCCGGCGGATATCCACTATTACCAACCGGGCTGGACCATGGTGGGCGGTGGAATCTTCGAGCCTGAAGAAACTGCCAAAACCATGGGCTCGTTGATTCCCAAAGGTGTTCATTGGCTCAAGACGGCAGTGACCGCTTTTGAACCCAAAAATGATTCGATTATCCTGGAAGGCTGCAGGGTCATCAAGTACGGCAGAATGATTGTCTGTCCGGGTCTGAAACTGGACTGGAACAAGGTTGAGGGTCTGAGCGATACGCTGGGTCGCAATGGGGTGACCTCCAACTATCGTTACGATCTGGCGCCCTATACCTGGTCTCTGGTGCAATCGCTGGAATCGGGTAAAGCCATCTTCACGCAGCCACCGATGCCCATCAAATGTGCAGGTGCACCTCAGAAGGCACTCTACTTGTCGGCAGATCACTGGTATCGCAATGGGCGAATCAATGATATCGACATCTCGTTCAACAATGCAGGGGGTGTCTTGTTCGGTGTCAAGGAATACGTACCGGCATTGCAGTCCTATATTGATCGCTATCAGGCATCGCTTAATTTCTTCCACAATCTGGTGGCTGTGGATGGCGCTGCGAAAAAGGCGTGGTTTGATGTGTCAACACCGGATGAGCCGGTACGGCGTATAGAGACCGACTTTGACATGATGCACGTGTGTCCGCCTCAGTGTGCGCCCGATTTCATCAAGGTATCACCACTATCTGATGCCGGTGGCTGGATTGATGTCGAGCAGACAACGTTGCGACACAAAACTTTCGATAACATCTGGGCTCTGGGTGATGTGACTAATGCGCCTAATGCCAAAACGGCTGCCGCTGCGCGAAAACAAGCGCCGGTCGTGGCCGCCAATGTGGTTGCCGACATTGCCGGAAAATCTGCTGTCGCCTCCTATGATGGATATGGTTCTTGCCCCCTGACCGTTGAAAGAGGGAAGATCGTGCTGGCAGAATTTGGTTATGGCGGCAAGTTGCTACCCAGCTTCCCATCCTGGTTGGTTGATGGCTCAAAGCCTTCCAGAGCAGCCTGGTTCCTGAAGGAGAAAATGCTTCCGCCCATTTACTGGAAAGCCATGTTGCGCGGTCGTGAATGGATGGCTGAACCACAAGCGTTGAAGTCGCCGGATTGA